In Schizosaccharomyces osmophilus chromosome 1, complete sequence, the genomic window tcatttactttctttcGATCCTTGCTTTTCCTCTCGTTACACTAAGATTGTTCTCTTCAATATGGTGGGAACGTTTCTACGAGTTCCTATATCCGTCCTCCAAGTGGCTGCTGCCGTGCATCAGATTCATgaacatttttttcaagttcaaaTGACATCAGGTCCCAGTATGATGCCTACTCTAAACTCTGGCGGTGAATTTGTCCTACTCGACAAGTATCATGGTCGCCTTGGAAGGTGTTGCACCGCTGGAGATATGGTGGTTGCCGCAAAACCTACCGGCTCAAGACAATATGTCTGCAAACGAATTATCGGTATGCCTGGAGACGTGGTCTTTGCTGATCCGCTGGTGTCTGataataaaatcaatgtcCCTAAAGGCCATGTTTGGCTGGCCGGCGATAATGTCATGCATTCCTTAGACAGCCGAACTTATGGTCCTGTTCCCATGGGCCTAATCAAAGCTAAAGTTATTGCCCGTGTATGGCCAAATCCTGGTTGGCTGTCGAATTCACTGGAAGATTACACACCCTCATGAAGTCCCAAATTATATTTGCCGCATACTCTCTTTTGTGTTCCTTCGTTCTCATATGATctataataataataatgCGAATACCATTATGCTCGTACTCGtttctccttttcttttggagtATGTattttggtaaattttCATGTTCACCAGGATGCGCACAATTCATAAACTATAGCACTATACTCGGATATACACTGTAAAATATTATTGCTAagcataaaataaaataataaataaaacaaatgtgtacgtaaaaaaaataaacatatgGATTGCATATCAGCAATTCACCCGGAATGCTCCCTGAATCATGATTACATTATATTCCATGtaacgaatttttttttaccaatCATTACAAAAACTTGAGTCTAGTAATTCATCGGTTCCCTCTGGACCAAAGCCACTGGAATAAAATGATGGCTGGGTTGGTTCAGaacaaatttcaaaatttggGAACCATGGTTCTTCGGTTTTAGAGGGTTTCGTATTGTGGTATAAAGAATTTCCTAAACGATCAAATAAAGGACTACTGTGAAATAAAACGACATTATCGTTTTTGTGCatgtttttggaaggaGGTGTCGTGGGTGCATCTTTCACTGCTTCCCTCTTTTCGCTCCGCTTTCGAGATATTAATGCTTGTTTTGCTGCAACGCGAGCATCGCAAAGTGTGCTATCGCTAAAGCAAACCCTCATGGGCTCCCCTCCCATCGTTGCAGATTCAGAAACAGGCTCTGAGTGAGAACCCATCAGAGATGATCCCGATTCATACATTTCCGAACTATAGGGTTCCTCAAGTGTATCCGAATATGGGAAATTCTCAAATATTTGTTTCCCCGGCGATATTAAATCTACTTGGATAGGATTTTTCGAGTAAAACGCATCCTGTACTCCACACTCTAAAGGAAATTCTGACTggcaattcaaaaattttgaaggtGTTTCATTATGAAAAGACTTAAAACCAGGTGTCCATGTTGCGGAACGCTGCATACCTATCCCCAAATCGTCTATGAAACTGTAAGGTTCTGCCAGATCACTCGAAATAAAATCGGAACTACTAGTAAGATTTGTAGATAAAAAATCACTTTCGAGTGAATTCATTGAATTGAGattgattttgtttgaCTCGCTTTTAGACATCTCATTCATATCTTCtgaaaccaaagatgcaGCCCCATTTGGTTGTACAACAAGCGAAACACAAACAACTGAAGACTTCGGAGGAGGTAAATAAGACGGACGGGGCATACTAGGAAGGGagtttgttcttttcatatCAGTAGCTTCAAAgctgtttcttttggaaaacatgTTCGAAGGACGTGGCGCACGATTATTTTGAGAGCACTTAGAACGCCAAGAACGAGCTTGTTTAGAGCGATAGGGTGCCCGAACAAGAACATGAGGATCCACCGAGCGtggttcttctttcaaagtGTCGGATCGAAAGGGACTCTTGGCAATCTTATTTAGTACTTTTGCAGAAGTCGAGAGTAGTTTTGGGTTCGGGGAAGAAGGTGCGTCTAAGCCTGTTTCACCAGCAAGTTTAAATGAGTTTAAACGTTCAGTTAAAATCCTATTCTTCCCGAAATTTTCCTTGCGACGCAACTCATCGTCTCTCGATCCATGATTTAAACGTTTCATGCGATCCAGGTTTTCAAAGCCATAACGTACAGACATAGCAAATATAGAAAAACGGCAGAAACGGCCAGTTATTCAATTCTGGTTAGCACACtttgatgttttatttttatgtaCAACTTTAGTAGAGATCAATTGATGGAGAAAAGCGAAAACACTTCTCTATATAGAAATCTGAGTCAGTCGTCTCTTAAATGTATaaagaatttcaaagtCAACCGTTCaggtttgttttcaaaacgATGAATGCCAACTATTAACTCTGTTTAAAATCCAATGAGACGCAACGGTTTTAACTTTTAATATGATAGGAATtttaaattaataaaacCAGTACGAATCTTCTTGTCCCtttatacttttctttgaaaacaacGATCAATTACTTCCAA contains:
- the mmp1 gene encoding mitochondrial inner membrane peptidase complex catalytic subunit — protein: MVGTFLRVPISVLQVAAAVHQIHEHFFQVQMTSGPSMMPTLNSGGEFVLLDKYHGRLGRCCTAGDMVVAAKPTGSRQYVCKRIIGMPGDVVFADPLVSDNKINVPKGHVWLAGDNVMHSLDSRTYGPVPMGLIKAKVIARVWPNPGWLSNSLEDYTPS
- the rep1 gene encoding MBF transcription factor activator Rep1 — translated: MSVRYGFENLDRMKRLNHGSRDDELRRKENFGKNRILTERLNSFKLAGETGLDAPSSPNPKLLSTSAKVLNKIAKSPFRSDTLKEEPRSVDPHVLVRAPYRSKQARSWRSKCSQNNRAPRPSNMFSKRNSFEATDMKRTNSLPSMPRPSYLPPPKSSVVCVSLVVQPNGAASLVSEDMNEMSKSESNKINLNSMNSLESDFLSTNLTSSSDFISSDLAEPYSFIDDLGIGMQRSATWTPGFKSFHNETPSKFLNCQSEFPLECGVQDAFYSKNPIQVDLISPGKQIFENFPYSDTLEEPYSSEMYESGSSLMGSHSEPVSESATMGGEPMRVCFSDSTLCDARVAAKQALISRKRSEKREAVKDAPTTPPSKNMHKNDNVVLFHSSPLFDRLGNSLYHNTKPSKTEEPWFPNFEICSEPTQPSFYSSGFGPEGTDELLDSSFCNDW